In one Vibrio sp. CB1-14 genomic region, the following are encoded:
- a CDS encoding SCO family protein, giving the protein MNKKWIGLLAVAFGLGIGSNLYLNNQQQKQQQAEELAKLQAVSESVLYGENGQAVAIFDQADPRTRVVYFGFTRCPDVCPTSLAMLAGALNQIDDETKATLRPMFVSLDPERDAAEASAEYAHYFHPMIEGLSAPLEVTKPLAHKYGVIFRKAELEDSKLGYTLDHSSYFYFLSPDGTLIEKVPHTLNPAPIIEAIHRVNKQG; this is encoded by the coding sequence ATGAACAAAAAATGGATAGGACTTCTAGCGGTTGCGTTTGGCCTTGGCATAGGCAGCAACCTCTATCTCAACAACCAACAACAAAAACAACAGCAGGCCGAAGAGCTTGCCAAACTGCAAGCGGTCTCCGAATCGGTACTGTATGGCGAGAATGGGCAAGCTGTAGCGATTTTTGATCAAGCTGACCCTCGCACCCGTGTGGTCTACTTTGGGTTTACCCGCTGCCCCGATGTCTGCCCAACCTCATTGGCGATGCTAGCTGGCGCGCTAAACCAGATCGACGATGAAACCAAAGCCACACTAAGACCTATGTTTGTTTCCCTCGACCCTGAGCGCGATGCCGCAGAAGCCTCTGCCGAGTACGCCCACTACTTTCACCCAATGATTGAAGGCTTATCTGCGCCGCTGGAAGTCACCAAACCGCTTGCTCACAAGTATGGCGTTATCTTCCGTAAGGCAGAACTTGAGGACTCCAAGCTTGGCTATACCCTCGACCACAGTTCGTATTTCTATTTCCTAAGCCCGGACGGCACGCTTATTGAAAAAGTGCCGCACACGCTCAATCCTGCTCCGATTATTGAGGCGATTCATCGCGTTAATAAGCAAGGATAA
- a CDS encoding copper chaperone PCu(A)C — translation MKLNKLLLSAIALAPLSMAHAAIDVNDVYARATPPNATTSAVFGTIENTGNEVRTIVSASSQASSVVELHDVIKEGDVMKMRQVNTIDIPANGKTILKPGSLHVMLLDVKAPMKEGDTINVELNFANGEVKVLTVPVKKVMSGMKHHKHH, via the coding sequence ATGAAGCTCAACAAACTCCTTCTATCTGCAATCGCCCTAGCGCCTCTTTCGATGGCACACGCCGCTATCGATGTGAATGATGTGTACGCTCGCGCAACACCACCAAATGCAACAACCAGCGCGGTATTCGGCACCATTGAAAATACCGGCAATGAAGTTCGTACTATCGTTAGCGCAAGCTCACAAGCGTCAAGCGTGGTTGAACTGCACGATGTTATCAAAGAAGGTGATGTCATGAAGATGCGTCAAGTGAACACCATCGACATTCCAGCCAATGGTAAAACCATCCTTAAGCCTGGCAGCCTGCATGTGATGCTATTGGATGTAAAAGCGCCTATGAAAGAAGGGGACACCATTAACGTTGAGCTAAACTTTGCCAATGGTGAAGTGAAAGTCCTGACCGTGCCAGTGAAAAAAGTCATGTCGGGTATGAAGCATCATAAACATCACTAA
- a CDS encoding alpha-galactosidase has translation MISINDQGLEFHLQTKRSSYLIKVTSTGHLVHLHYGDRLTHRPQFNALEHLYHDKMGSSTDYADIPGQTLNTFRLEVPTFGKGDYRSPLLHVEYTDGSRVTDLLYQSHQLLDSKPSLEGLPSASAERDSHHLVITLADPVTKLEVDVHYSVFSQSDVITRHLVVRNHASRPVQLLRALSSCVDFADESWDLIHLQGKWIKEAQIARQSLEKGTVQIDSKKGVSSANHNPFIALARKETNEHLGACYGFGLMYSGNHLSVAEVSPYNQTRVMTGINDFDFRWELESGERFTTPEIALTYSASGLNRMSQQLHQFINQHVISEQWRNVERPIQVNNWEATYFDFDYDKLDAIAQKAKSIGVELFVLDDGWFGKRNDDTTSLGDYFDNPKLVGGIARISETVKDYGLKFGIWVEPEMVSPDSELFRAHPEWAITHPERTPSLGRNQLVLDMANPEVIDYLFEKLSDVFSRARVDYVKWDHNRNFSDSYAHSLSAKEQASFNHRYVLGLYDLLTRLTKTFPNILFESCSSGGNRFDLGMLSYMPQTWTSDNTDAIERLNIQHGTSLCYPLSAMSAHVAAKPSHQVLRRTPLETRFNVAAFGNFGYQLDITQLTEQETQAVVEQIAFYKQHRQLLQFGRFYRLSSPFEGNITTWLVVNDDGNEALLGYYQKLQQSSGELETIKLPALNPELAFIVRSRAQYREEIETTDTRVNSELYQLYGDQLASVGLPLNNQFMGVEITEHTRYIGDFGSRIYHIMAEGY, from the coding sequence ATGATTTCGATTAATGACCAAGGGTTAGAGTTTCACCTTCAAACCAAACGTTCTAGCTACCTGATTAAGGTCACGAGCACCGGCCACCTTGTTCATCTTCACTATGGAGATAGGCTCACCCATCGACCTCAGTTCAATGCCCTTGAGCATCTTTATCATGACAAGATGGGCTCCTCGACAGACTATGCAGACATACCTGGGCAAACTCTAAACACCTTCAGGCTCGAAGTACCTACCTTTGGCAAAGGGGATTATCGAAGCCCACTTTTGCATGTTGAATATACCGATGGCTCACGTGTCACCGATTTACTCTACCAATCACACCAACTTCTAGACAGCAAACCTTCGCTTGAAGGCTTACCGTCTGCCAGTGCAGAGCGAGATAGTCACCACCTAGTGATTACCTTAGCCGATCCCGTGACCAAACTTGAAGTGGATGTGCACTACTCAGTCTTTAGCCAATCCGACGTCATCACTCGCCATTTAGTGGTGCGAAATCATGCCAGTCGACCAGTACAACTTCTTCGCGCACTCAGTAGCTGCGTCGATTTTGCTGACGAAAGCTGGGATCTGATTCACCTGCAAGGCAAATGGATCAAAGAGGCACAAATCGCGCGCCAAAGCCTTGAAAAGGGCACTGTTCAGATAGACTCCAAAAAGGGGGTGAGCAGCGCCAATCACAACCCGTTCATTGCCCTAGCGAGAAAAGAGACCAATGAACATCTTGGTGCCTGCTACGGGTTTGGGCTCATGTACAGCGGTAACCATTTGTCGGTGGCTGAAGTCTCCCCGTACAACCAAACGCGGGTCATGACCGGCATTAATGACTTTGATTTCCGTTGGGAGCTGGAATCAGGCGAGCGTTTTACCACACCAGAGATTGCGCTCACCTACTCTGCGAGCGGCTTGAACCGCATGAGCCAGCAACTGCATCAGTTCATCAACCAGCATGTTATTTCAGAGCAGTGGCGCAATGTAGAACGTCCTATCCAAGTGAACAACTGGGAAGCAACCTACTTCGATTTCGACTACGACAAACTGGATGCCATCGCACAAAAAGCCAAGTCTATTGGTGTCGAGCTATTTGTGCTCGATGATGGCTGGTTTGGCAAACGTAATGATGACACCACCAGCCTTGGCGACTATTTTGACAACCCAAAACTTGTCGGTGGTATCGCACGCATCAGTGAGACCGTGAAAGATTATGGACTCAAATTTGGTATTTGGGTCGAGCCAGAAATGGTCTCGCCTGACAGCGAGCTATTTCGCGCCCACCCTGAATGGGCGATTACTCATCCCGAGCGCACACCATCATTAGGTCGAAATCAGCTCGTACTCGATATGGCCAACCCTGAAGTGATTGACTATTTGTTTGAGAAGCTCAGTGACGTGTTCTCCCGCGCCCGAGTCGATTACGTGAAATGGGATCACAACCGAAACTTCAGTGATAGCTACGCTCATTCCTTGTCAGCAAAGGAACAAGCTTCATTTAATCACCGCTACGTTCTGGGACTGTATGACTTACTCACGCGACTAACCAAGACCTTCCCGAACATTCTATTTGAGTCTTGCTCTAGCGGCGGCAATCGCTTTGATCTCGGCATGCTCAGCTACATGCCGCAAACCTGGACGAGTGATAACACCGATGCCATTGAGCGCTTGAACATCCAGCACGGTACCTCTCTTTGCTATCCGTTGTCGGCCATGAGCGCCCATGTAGCCGCGAAACCATCGCACCAAGTTCTGCGACGCACACCGCTTGAAACGCGCTTTAATGTCGCTGCCTTTGGAAACTTCGGCTACCAACTCGACATCACTCAACTTACCGAGCAAGAAACCCAAGCGGTGGTGGAGCAAATCGCATTCTATAAGCAGCACCGACAACTGCTTCAATTTGGCCGCTTTTACCGTCTGTCTTCCCCATTTGAAGGCAACATTACCACCTGGTTGGTGGTCAATGATGACGGCAACGAAGCCCTACTCGGCTACTACCAAAAACTGCAGCAAAGCAGTGGCGAGCTAGAAACCATCAAACTGCCTGCGCTGAACCCAGAGCTGGCATTTATCGTCCGCTCTAGAGCGCAGTATCGCGAAGAGATTGAAACCACAGATACACGTGTTAACAGCGAGCTGTATCAGCTCTATGGTGACCAACTAGCCAGTGTTGGCCTACCGCTAAACAATCAGTTTATGGGAGTAGAAATTACCGAGCATACTCGGTATATCGGTGATTTTGGGTCTCGGATTTATCATATTATGGCCGAGGGTTATTAA
- a CDS encoding ABC transporter ATP-binding protein produces the protein MADIRLNQVIKRYGKVQTIHGVDLDINDGEFVVFVGPSGCGKSTLLRLVAGLEEISDGEIFINDEKVNDVDPAERGVAMVFQSYALYPHMTVEENMGFGLKMNNHPKEYVHKQVQNAAKTLQLEQLLKRKPKELSGGQRQRVAIGRAIVRNPKVFLFDEPLSNLDAELRVDMRLQIAKLHQDLANTMIYVTHDQVEAMTLADKIVVLRDGRVEQVGSPLELYHSPQNEFVAGFIGSPKMNFIPAHVEQVNEQDITVKTAKGEQFTLPRTAEQAPKTGDALTLGVRPEHLTLNHDNPVRFEFQSEVVERLGNSTYLFGQASGVDGFKVHLPGDQAVNKFEQVAISCSYDDVHLFDVDGQRVNL, from the coding sequence ATGGCTGACATCCGCTTAAACCAAGTCATCAAACGCTATGGCAAGGTACAAACCATTCACGGCGTCGATCTCGACATTAACGATGGCGAATTTGTGGTGTTTGTTGGTCCATCGGGCTGCGGCAAGTCGACATTGCTGCGCCTAGTCGCCGGTTTAGAAGAGATCAGTGACGGTGAGATCTTTATCAATGATGAAAAGGTAAACGATGTCGATCCTGCTGAACGCGGGGTGGCTATGGTGTTTCAGTCCTACGCTCTCTACCCACACATGACAGTTGAAGAGAACATGGGCTTTGGCCTTAAAATGAATAACCACCCTAAAGAGTACGTCCATAAACAGGTGCAAAATGCCGCCAAGACACTGCAACTTGAGCAGCTTCTGAAGCGCAAACCCAAAGAACTCTCTGGTGGTCAAAGGCAGCGAGTCGCGATTGGTCGTGCGATAGTACGTAATCCAAAGGTCTTTTTGTTCGATGAGCCACTTTCCAACCTCGATGCCGAGCTTCGCGTCGATATGCGTTTGCAGATCGCTAAGCTGCACCAAGACCTTGCCAACACCATGATTTACGTCACTCACGACCAAGTGGAAGCGATGACACTGGCCGATAAGATTGTGGTACTTCGTGATGGCCGAGTTGAGCAAGTGGGTAGTCCACTGGAGCTGTATCACTCACCACAAAATGAGTTTGTGGCAGGGTTTATTGGATCGCCAAAAATGAACTTCATTCCTGCTCATGTTGAGCAAGTGAACGAGCAAGATATTACTGTTAAAACCGCTAAAGGCGAGCAGTTCACATTGCCAAGAACCGCAGAGCAAGCTCCAAAAACCGGTGACGCACTTACCCTAGGCGTTAGACCAGAGCACCTTACGCTTAATCACGACAATCCAGTTAGATTCGAATTCCAAAGTGAAGTCGTCGAAAGGCTAGGCAACAGTACGTATTTGTTCGGCCAAGCTTCTGGCGTCGATGGTTTCAAAGTTCACCTTCCGGGCGATCAGGCTGTAAACAAATTTGAGCAAGTCGCCATTAGCTGCAGCTATGACGATGTGCATCTGTTTGATGTCGACGGTCAACGAGTGAATTTATAG
- the sigZ gene encoding RNA polymerase sigma factor SigZ translates to MKLEPIWLAYQSSLKAFLHSKIANPADVEDLLQEILIKTHNGFQAVTDESKIKPWLFQIANNTIIDFYRKNSKRQEVTSDDLWHQEQDEAQLISELSHCLLPFIKQLPEQDAELLIAIEIDAVSQKDYAMNKGINYSTLKSRVKQSRKKLLDVFHSCCDFSVDFQGNLMEYAPKSGSCHRC, encoded by the coding sequence ATGAAACTTGAGCCAATCTGGTTAGCCTATCAATCCAGCCTAAAGGCGTTTCTACATAGTAAAATCGCTAACCCGGCGGATGTTGAAGATCTACTTCAAGAGATTTTGATTAAAACTCACAATGGCTTTCAAGCGGTGACCGACGAGAGCAAAATCAAACCCTGGCTGTTCCAGATTGCCAACAATACCATTATCGACTTTTACCGAAAAAACAGTAAAAGGCAGGAAGTGACATCGGATGATTTGTGGCACCAGGAACAAGATGAAGCGCAGCTTATCAGCGAGCTCTCCCACTGTCTGCTGCCATTTATCAAGCAGCTACCAGAGCAAGATGCCGAGCTACTCATCGCAATAGAAATCGACGCAGTGTCGCAAAAAGATTACGCAATGAACAAAGGCATCAATTACTCCACGCTCAAGTCGCGAGTGAAGCAAAGCCGTAAAAAACTATTGGATGTATTTCATAGCTGCTGTGACTTTTCCGTTGATTTTCAGGGGAATCTTATGGAATACGCGCCTAAGTCCGGCAGTTGTCATCGCTGCTGA
- a CDS encoding carbohydrate ABC transporter permease has translation MEQSVKTVYPQNQLPSQRRKSRINTQVAPWIFLAPAILIFSVYVIYPILDSIWLSFYEWDGLGEKTWVGLDNYRELFDSEAFYTSLKNNFLWLVFFMLAPPIGLAIALFLNQQVRGIRVVKSLFFFPFVISQVVVGLVFAWFYDPSFGLFNIVLGFFDIEAIAILSNEDYVTYGIIAAGLWPQISYCMILYLTGLNNLDPEQLEAARLDGAKKLRMLWYVVLPQLRPATFIAIVVTVIGALRSFDLVATMTAGGPWGSSSVLAYQMYEESIFNYRMGYGASVSVVLFLIMDIYIAYFLWRMLRSEK, from the coding sequence ATGGAACAATCTGTGAAAACGGTATACCCACAAAATCAGCTACCGTCACAGCGACGCAAAAGTCGTATTAATACCCAAGTCGCGCCATGGATATTTTTGGCGCCAGCGATCCTAATTTTTTCTGTTTACGTCATCTATCCAATTTTGGACAGTATCTGGCTGAGCTTTTATGAATGGGATGGATTGGGTGAAAAAACTTGGGTGGGTCTCGACAACTATCGAGAGCTTTTTGACTCAGAAGCCTTCTATACCTCACTTAAAAATAACTTTTTGTGGTTGGTGTTCTTTATGTTGGCACCACCTATTGGATTGGCTATTGCGCTCTTTCTCAATCAACAAGTAAGAGGGATTCGCGTAGTTAAATCACTGTTTTTCTTTCCTTTTGTCATCTCTCAAGTGGTGGTGGGTCTCGTCTTTGCGTGGTTCTATGACCCTTCTTTTGGTCTATTTAACATCGTACTTGGCTTTTTCGATATTGAAGCCATTGCGATTTTGTCCAACGAAGATTACGTGACCTACGGGATCATTGCCGCCGGTCTGTGGCCGCAGATTTCCTATTGCATGATCTTATATCTCACTGGTTTGAATAATTTGGATCCAGAGCAGTTGGAAGCCGCTCGCCTTGATGGTGCCAAGAAACTGCGCATGCTTTGGTATGTGGTGTTGCCTCAGCTTCGTCCAGCGACGTTTATTGCTATCGTGGTTACGGTTATCGGCGCACTTCGCTCGTTTGACCTAGTGGCGACCATGACAGCGGGTGGCCCGTGGGGGAGCTCATCCGTGCTCGCTTATCAAATGTACGAAGAATCAATTTTCAACTACCGCATGGGTTATGGCGCCTCGGTGTCGGTTGTTCTGTTTTTGATTATGGATATCTACATCGCTTACTTCTTGTGGCGAATGCTAAGGAGTGAAAAATAA
- the uvrB gene encoding excinuclease ABC subunit UvrB has product MKNTFILHSEYPPSGDQPEAIARLIEGVNSGKTHQTLKGVTGSGKTFTMANIIHRLQRPTLILAHNKTLAAQLYSEMQRFFPENAVEYFVSYYDYFQPEVYIPGSDRFIRKDSAINEQLERLRLSTTKSLIERRDVVVVASVSSVYGLGDPQAYRDLQIPLAVGAQLNLDDLLNRLARLQYTPTQPKLSRAGYRVQNNTIDIFPADSEKDGIRVDLNKGTIHRLSWIDPATGDVLAPCSEYKVSPKTLYASSAEKVREASEQVRLEMESRVAELSAENRVTEAARLYERCMHDIEMMRQLGYCGGIENYACYLNDRDPALPPTTLMDYLPKDGLVFIDESHVMVPQISAMSKSDRSRKDTLIDYGFRLPSALNNRPLTFSEFEKVKPQTIFVSATPGKYEVKRSNEVVIEQIIRPTGLLDPEVEVRPSASCMEDLLKEIRIRSAQNERTLVTTLTKRSAETLNDFFNEQGIRARYLHSDVKTSDRVEIINALRAGEFDVLIGINLLREGLDIPEASLVAILDADHAGFLRSVEALIQIIGRAARNVNGKAILYADKVTPAMKQAIDESLQRRTRQQAYNQTNNVIPMSSRRKIASAVETARQKAHHHVGFCDDLKSLCQQITQREKALFEAVDTNDDQKIQQIRAELDSLYRQFIFM; this is encoded by the coding sequence ATGAAAAACACATTTATTCTTCATTCTGAGTACCCACCCTCTGGTGATCAACCTGAAGCCATTGCGAGATTGATTGAAGGCGTCAATAGCGGCAAAACCCACCAAACCCTCAAAGGTGTCACTGGGTCTGGCAAGACCTTTACCATGGCGAATATCATTCATCGCCTGCAGCGCCCTACGCTAATTTTGGCTCACAACAAAACACTGGCCGCTCAGCTGTATAGCGAGATGCAACGATTCTTTCCAGAGAATGCCGTTGAGTATTTTGTTTCTTATTACGATTATTTTCAGCCAGAGGTCTACATCCCTGGCAGCGACCGTTTTATCCGTAAAGATTCAGCCATAAATGAACAACTAGAACGATTACGTTTATCCACTACGAAATCTCTGATTGAAAGGCGTGATGTAGTGGTTGTCGCGTCGGTGTCATCTGTTTATGGATTAGGGGATCCGCAGGCGTATCGTGATTTACAAATCCCTTTAGCGGTTGGAGCTCAGTTAAATCTAGATGACCTGTTGAACCGTCTAGCGCGCTTACAGTACACACCTACTCAGCCAAAACTTTCACGCGCGGGCTATAGGGTGCAAAACAATACCATCGATATCTTTCCCGCAGACTCTGAGAAAGATGGCATTCGTGTAGATCTAAACAAAGGGACGATTCATCGTCTGAGCTGGATAGATCCAGCGACAGGAGACGTGCTAGCACCTTGTAGCGAATACAAAGTGTCACCAAAAACCCTCTACGCCTCTTCTGCAGAGAAGGTACGTGAAGCTAGCGAGCAAGTTAGACTTGAAATGGAGAGCAGAGTTGCAGAACTCAGTGCAGAAAATAGAGTGACCGAAGCCGCTAGGTTGTATGAGCGCTGCATGCACGATATTGAAATGATGCGGCAATTAGGCTACTGCGGAGGGATTGAAAACTACGCCTGCTATCTGAATGATAGAGATCCCGCTTTGCCACCAACCACTCTCATGGATTATTTACCTAAAGACGGTCTCGTCTTTATTGATGAATCCCACGTGATGGTGCCTCAGATTAGCGCGATGTCAAAATCAGACCGCAGCCGCAAAGACACCTTAATTGACTATGGATTCCGTTTACCCTCAGCACTCAATAATCGCCCGCTAACCTTTAGCGAGTTTGAAAAAGTAAAACCTCAAACCATCTTCGTGTCAGCGACACCAGGGAAGTATGAAGTTAAACGTTCAAATGAAGTCGTTATCGAGCAAATTATCCGCCCAACAGGGTTATTAGACCCTGAAGTTGAAGTTCGCCCTTCGGCAAGCTGCATGGAGGATTTGTTAAAAGAGATACGTATTCGCTCAGCACAAAACGAACGGACGCTTGTGACAACATTAACCAAGCGCAGCGCCGAAACACTGAATGATTTCTTTAATGAGCAAGGTATTCGGGCTCGCTATCTGCATTCTGACGTCAAAACTTCCGATAGAGTGGAGATCATTAATGCTCTCAGAGCCGGTGAATTTGATGTGTTAATCGGTATCAACCTACTACGTGAGGGATTAGATATTCCAGAGGCTTCGTTGGTTGCTATTTTGGATGCTGACCATGCAGGCTTCTTACGTTCTGTAGAAGCTCTAATTCAAATCATTGGCCGAGCTGCACGCAACGTCAATGGCAAAGCCATTCTTTACGCAGACAAGGTCACTCCAGCAATGAAGCAAGCAATAGATGAATCATTGCAGCGACGTACGCGGCAACAGGCCTACAATCAAACCAACAACGTGATTCCTATGAGTTCGCGTAGAAAGATTGCGTCAGCGGTAGAAACCGCGAGACAAAAAGCCCATCACCATGTGGGGTTTTGTGATGATCTTAAGAGCTTGTGTCAGCAAATCACTCAAAGGGAAAAAGCTCTGTTCGAAGCCGTAGACACTAATGATGACCAAAAAATTCAACAAATTCGCGCGGAGCTAGACAGCCTTTATCGGCAGTTCATCTTTATGTAG
- the rsgA gene encoding ribosome small subunit-dependent GTPase A, translating into MHSIFTHPIAINELGWKTYFQQQLTLEEYDGIIFGRVIAHHRSGYIVCTEQQEFHLEHHISYPAMTVGDWLLLDEQQGFVRLLERKSLFSRKAPGSKIEEQYIAANVDTVFIVCSLNFDFNLSRIERYLTLVNEAKAEAVIVLTKADLCDDVEDKRQQVQSLDPFLMIETVNSLDVESLQGLQSWCGTGQTVAFMGSSGVGKSTLVNTLMQTQTLTTGGIREDDSKGRHTTTSRSMHKMPKGGLLLDTPGMREIQLTASEEGLAETFSDVEALINQCRFSDCQHTNEPGCAVRKALEAGDLDERRMENYFKLQREQARNSASLAEKRSKSKEFGKFIKSVQSESRHRKKGY; encoded by the coding sequence ATGCATTCTATTTTTACCCATCCAATCGCGATCAACGAACTTGGCTGGAAAACCTATTTTCAACAACAGCTCACGCTAGAAGAGTATGACGGCATTATTTTCGGCCGAGTGATTGCTCATCATCGCAGCGGTTATATCGTTTGTACTGAGCAACAAGAGTTTCACCTTGAACACCACATTAGCTACCCAGCGATGACGGTGGGAGACTGGCTACTCCTTGACGAGCAACAGGGGTTTGTTCGCTTGCTGGAGCGAAAGTCACTGTTCAGCCGCAAGGCGCCGGGCTCAAAAATCGAAGAGCAGTACATTGCTGCGAACGTCGATACGGTGTTCATCGTCTGCTCGCTCAACTTTGACTTTAATCTTAGTCGCATCGAGCGCTACCTAACGTTAGTGAATGAAGCCAAAGCAGAAGCGGTTATCGTACTCACCAAAGCCGACTTGTGTGACGATGTCGAAGACAAGCGCCAGCAAGTGCAATCCCTTGACCCATTTTTGATGATAGAAACGGTTAATTCGCTTGATGTGGAGTCGCTACAAGGACTGCAATCATGGTGCGGAACAGGGCAAACCGTGGCGTTTATGGGATCATCAGGGGTCGGTAAATCGACATTGGTGAATACACTGATGCAAACGCAAACTCTGACGACAGGCGGCATTCGTGAAGACGACAGTAAAGGTCGCCACACCACAACGTCTCGCTCAATGCACAAGATGCCAAAGGGTGGATTGCTGCTAGATACACCGGGAATGCGCGAAATTCAGCTCACGGCCAGTGAAGAAGGCCTAGCCGAAACCTTTAGTGATGTTGAAGCGCTGATAAACCAATGCCGCTTTAGTGATTGTCAGCACACCAACGAGCCAGGCTGCGCAGTGCGCAAAGCATTGGAAGCCGGTGATCTTGATGAGAGACGAATGGAGAACTACTTCAAACTGCAGCGCGAGCAAGCGAGAAACAGTGCATCACTTGCGGAAAAACGCAGCAAATCCAAAGAGTTTGGTAAGTTCATCAAGTCGGTGCAGTCTGAAAGTCGCCATCGTAAAAAAGGCTACTAA
- a CDS encoding EndoU domain-containing protein, which translates to MKMTSKWALSLYVLCGSALSSQAFAINCNTLDEWSPTIDGKQVNLHHVFCGEPSKNDRAKGFHAFPKGVKPSNFQSAQPTDAPNTAGVFTLRQIKLEFNGKVYTKSFSSMFPEHCSADQITASIVYSNTTSTGNCSNPSWAQCGMSAPATDVTDGYCNGNDGKPFQVASALLYDDNSKINTGFPIYQP; encoded by the coding sequence ATGAAAATGACTTCAAAATGGGCTTTGTCACTTTATGTATTGTGTGGCTCAGCCCTGTCCAGCCAAGCCTTTGCTATCAATTGCAACACATTGGATGAATGGAGCCCAACCATTGATGGCAAACAAGTGAATTTGCACCATGTATTTTGCGGAGAACCGTCGAAAAACGACCGCGCGAAAGGATTTCATGCCTTTCCCAAGGGCGTGAAACCGAGTAACTTTCAGTCGGCACAACCTACTGATGCACCCAACACAGCAGGCGTGTTTACTCTAAGGCAGATTAAGCTAGAGTTTAACGGCAAGGTGTACACTAAGTCGTTTAGCTCTATGTTTCCAGAGCATTGCAGTGCAGACCAAATTACCGCCAGCATTGTGTACTCCAATACCACGTCAACCGGCAATTGCAGTAACCCAAGTTGGGCACAGTGTGGCATGAGTGCCCCCGCTACCGATGTGACCGATGGCTATTGCAACGGCAACGATGGCAAGCCGTTCCAAGTTGCCAGTGCGCTGCTTTACGATGACAATAGTAAGATAAACACGGGCTTTCCTATTTACCAACCTTAG
- a CDS encoding substrate-binding domain-containing protein, whose amino-acid sequence MATIKDVAKEAGVSVATVSRVINKSPKASQSSIDSVSAAMKKLGYRPNAAARALVSQSTNTIGVVVSDVSDPFFGTLIKSVDQVAREAGKHILIGNGYHNADDERHALELLINSRCEAIILHAKGLSDEELINYAKEVKGLVIINRFIPQIESRCISLDNERGAYLATLHLIKSGHRNIACIASSQDIEDTHQRIKGYRTALEDHGILLSKNYIEAGAPSSDGGELAMTNLLSKSLDITAVVTYNDYMAAGAIQALENNAISVPKDISVIGFDDGLIARFVHPHLTTVRYPIAMMAERAARLALLLSRGEAIEDDPIVFTPTLVQRKSVFAR is encoded by the coding sequence ATGGCAACCATAAAAGATGTCGCTAAAGAAGCAGGAGTCTCTGTCGCCACAGTGTCTCGTGTTATTAATAAATCGCCCAAAGCCAGCCAGTCTTCCATCGACTCAGTGTCTGCGGCGATGAAAAAGTTGGGCTATCGCCCCAATGCGGCAGCAAGAGCGCTGGTCAGCCAAAGTACCAATACCATCGGCGTCGTGGTTTCTGATGTGTCGGATCCGTTTTTTGGCACCTTAATCAAATCAGTGGATCAAGTCGCCAGAGAAGCGGGCAAGCACATCCTTATTGGCAATGGCTATCACAATGCAGATGACGAGCGCCACGCCTTAGAGCTGCTCATCAATAGCCGCTGCGAGGCAATTATTCTGCACGCAAAAGGGCTCAGTGATGAAGAGCTCATCAACTACGCCAAAGAAGTGAAAGGGCTGGTGATCATTAACCGCTTTATTCCACAAATCGAATCACGTTGTATTTCGCTCGACAACGAGCGCGGCGCTTATCTTGCTACGTTGCATTTAATTAAGTCCGGTCATCGCAACATTGCCTGCATTGCTTCTTCCCAAGACATTGAAGATACCCATCAGCGCATTAAGGGCTATCGAACTGCTCTGGAAGATCACGGTATTCTGCTTTCCAAAAACTACATTGAAGCAGGTGCACCAAGCAGCGATGGCGGCGAACTCGCCATGACCAATTTACTGTCTAAATCGTTAGATATTACTGCGGTGGTCACCTACAACGATTATATGGCCGCTGGAGCAATTCAAGCGCTTGAAAATAATGCCATTTCGGTACCTAAAGACATCTCTGTTATCGGTTTCGATGACGGCCTAATCGCCCGCTTTGTGCACCCACATCTCACAACCGTGCGCTACCCAATCGCAATGATGGCCGAACGTGCCGCTCGATTAGCATTACTGCTGTCTCGCGGTGAGGCCATCGAAGATGACCCGATTGTGTTCACGCCAACACTTGTCCAACGTAAATCTGTATTCGCGCGCTAG